The following are encoded together in the Bos taurus isolate L1 Dominette 01449 registration number 42190680 breed Hereford chromosome 10, ARS-UCD2.0, whole genome shotgun sequence genome:
- the OR4F34 gene encoding olfactory receptor 4F3/4F16/4F29, translated as MGGGNRSVVSEIVLVGLTSSLEMQLVLFLIFSVFYVTSILGNLLIVLTVTSDSHLHSPMYFLLANLSFIDMWVSSITAPKMISDLFKERKVISFQGCIAQMFFVHVIGGTEMVLLIAMAFDRYVAICRPLHYLIIMNFRTCISLLVAAWTIGIIHSLIQILFVVNLPFCGPNKVDSFYCDLPRFIRLACTDTYRLELVVTANSGFISLGTFFILITSYIFILATVWQRSSGDLSKALSTLSAHIAVVVLFFGPCIFVYSWPFPTVPVDKFLAIFDVVITPFLNPAIYSLRNKEMKVAMRRIFSQMLSFRKLF; from the coding sequence ATGGGGGGAGGAAATCGTTCGGTGGTGTCTGAGATTGTGTTGGTGGGACTCACCAGTTCTTTGGAGATGCAACTTGTCCTCTTTCtaattttctctgtgttctatGTAACAAGCATTTTAGGAAACCTCCTCATTGTTCTCACAGTGACCTCTGACTCCCATTTACACTCCCCTATGTACTTCCTGCTAGCCAACCTCTCCTTTATTGACATGTGGGTTTCCTCCATTACAGCTCCCAAGATGATATCTGATCTTttcaaagagagaaaagtaaTCTCTTTCCAAGGATGCATTGCTCAGATGTTCTTCGTTCATGTTATTGGAGGAACTGAGATGGTTCTGCTCATTGCCATGGCCTTTGACCGTTATGTCGCTATATGTAGGCCTCTCCATTACCTGATCATCATGAACTTCAGAACTTGTATTTCACTCTTGGTTGCTGCCTGGACCATTGGGATCATCCACTCACTCATCCAGATTCTATTTGTTGTAAACCTACCATTCTGTGGCCCCAATAAAGTGGACAGCTTTTACTGTGATCTTCCTCGATTTATTAGGCTTGCCTGCACAGACACTTACAGACTGGAGCTTGTGGTTACTGCCAATAGTGGTTTCATCTCCCTGGGAACATTTTTCATTCTGATTACCTCCTATATCTTCATCTTGGCCACTGTTTGGCAACGTTCCTCAGGTGACTTGTCCAAGGCCCTCTCTACACTATCAGCTCACATCGCGGTGGTGGTCTTATTTTTCGGCCCATGTATTTTTGTGTATTCATGGCCATTTCCCACAGTACCAGTGGATAAATTCCTTGCTATTTTTGATGTAGTTATTACTCCATTTCTGAATCCTGCCATCTACAGTTTGAGGAACAAAGAGATGAAGGTGGCAATGAGGAGGATATTCAGTCAGATGTTGAGTTTCAGGAAGCTGTTTTAA